A stretch of the Clavibacter sp. B3I6 genome encodes the following:
- a CDS encoding iron-siderophore ABC transporter substrate-binding protein, producing MTALAAAAALTLTACGTTEEASTGEGSTPSGAGITLTDGTGAEVTLEGPATKVVGTEWNVVENLVSLGVEPVGVADVAGYSAWSAAVPLTNEPADIGTRGEPSVETVASLAPDLIVATTDLPADAIEQLKAIAPVLQIESADASQQIQQSEDNLELIAKATGTADRATEVIAAYDRAIADGAAAIEAAGASGSRFLFADGYVSAGQVSIRPFAAGSLFGDVAVELGLENAWTGEGDPAYGLAATDVEGLTTLGDDVRFLYNTNDVLGPDLFAETLKDDAVWNSLPFVQAGDVHRMPAGIWAFGGPASAAAYADAVVDIVTS from the coding sequence ATGACCGCCCTCGCCGCCGCGGCAGCGCTCACGCTGACCGCGTGCGGCACCACCGAGGAGGCGTCCACGGGCGAAGGGTCCACGCCCAGCGGCGCGGGGATCACCCTCACCGACGGCACCGGCGCGGAGGTCACGCTCGAGGGGCCCGCGACGAAGGTCGTCGGCACGGAGTGGAACGTCGTGGAGAACCTCGTCTCGCTGGGCGTGGAGCCCGTCGGCGTCGCGGACGTCGCGGGCTACAGCGCCTGGTCGGCCGCCGTGCCGCTCACGAACGAGCCGGCGGACATCGGCACGCGCGGCGAGCCGAGCGTGGAGACCGTCGCGTCGCTCGCGCCCGACCTCATCGTCGCCACCACCGACCTGCCGGCGGACGCCATCGAGCAGCTGAAGGCGATCGCGCCCGTGCTGCAGATCGAGTCGGCGGACGCGTCGCAGCAGATCCAGCAGAGCGAGGACAACCTCGAGCTCATCGCGAAGGCGACGGGCACCGCGGACCGCGCGACCGAGGTCATCGCGGCGTACGACCGGGCGATCGCGGACGGCGCGGCCGCCATCGAGGCGGCGGGCGCGTCGGGATCCCGCTTCCTCTTCGCGGACGGCTACGTCAGCGCCGGCCAGGTCTCCATCCGCCCGTTCGCCGCCGGCTCGCTCTTCGGCGACGTGGCGGTCGAGCTGGGCCTCGAGAACGCGTGGACGGGGGAGGGCGACCCCGCCTACGGCCTCGCCGCCACCGACGTCGAGGGCCTCACGACCCTGGGCGACGACGTGCGCTTCCTCTACAACACCAACGACGTGCTCGGCCCGGACCTCTTCGCCGAGACGCTGAAGGACGACGCCGTGTGGAACTCCCTGCCGTTCGTGCAGGCCGGCGACGTGCACCGCATGCCCGCGGGCATCTGGGCGTTCGGCGGCCCGGCCTCGGCCGCGGCGTACGCGGACGCCGTCGTCGACATCGTCACGAGCTGA
- a CDS encoding ABC transporter ATP-binding protein, translating to MTSPAPTSPIARAVDTDPTPAAPAPASPAPDPAGPAATALTARDVTVAYGDTEVVHGADLELRPGRVTVLVGPNGSGKSTLLRTMARLQAARSGSLTLREEGTGTDATGTDGTDALDLSLRRFARRVALLTQGRPTPGGLSVRDVVEFGRYPHRGRFGGADPDGRAAVDRALDLTGLVALADRGVDQLSGGQLQRVWLASCLAQETGVLLLDEPTTYLDLRYQVELLDLVRDLADDGRIAVGVVLHDLDQAAALADTVALLHDGRIVKTGTPAEVLTPDLLTEVYGIPVEVHADPTTGSLRTRAVARHHHRNERLHP from the coding sequence GTGACCTCCCCCGCTCCGACCTCGCCGATCGCGCGCGCCGTGGACACGGATCCGACGCCCGCGGCGCCCGCCCCGGCGAGCCCCGCCCCGGACCCCGCGGGTCCCGCCGCCACCGCCCTGACGGCGCGCGACGTCACGGTCGCGTACGGCGACACGGAGGTCGTCCACGGCGCCGACCTCGAGCTCCGGCCGGGCCGCGTCACCGTCCTCGTCGGCCCGAACGGCAGCGGCAAGTCGACCCTGCTGCGGACGATGGCCCGGCTGCAGGCCGCGCGCTCCGGATCGCTCACCCTCCGGGAGGAGGGCACGGGTACCGATGCGACCGGGACCGACGGCACCGACGCCCTCGACCTCTCCCTCCGCCGCTTCGCCCGTCGCGTCGCGCTCCTCACGCAGGGCCGCCCGACGCCCGGCGGCCTCAGCGTCCGCGACGTCGTCGAGTTCGGCCGCTACCCGCACCGCGGCCGCTTCGGCGGAGCGGATCCCGACGGCCGCGCCGCCGTCGACCGCGCCCTCGACCTCACGGGCCTCGTCGCCCTCGCCGACCGCGGCGTCGACCAGCTCTCCGGCGGCCAGCTCCAGCGGGTCTGGCTCGCGAGCTGCCTCGCCCAGGAGACCGGCGTGCTCCTGCTCGACGAGCCCACCACCTACCTCGACCTGCGCTACCAGGTCGAGCTCCTCGACCTCGTGCGCGACCTCGCCGACGACGGACGCATCGCCGTCGGCGTGGTGCTGCACGACCTCGATCAGGCCGCGGCGCTCGCGGACACCGTCGCGCTGCTGCACGACGGCCGGATCGTCAAGACCGGCACCCCCGCCGAGGTGCTCACGCCCGATCTCCTCACGGAGGTCTACGGCATCCCCGTCGAGGTCCACGCGGACCCGACGACGGGCAGCCTGCGCACGCGCGCGGTCGCCCGCCACCACCACAGGAACGAGAGGCTCCACCCGTGA
- a CDS encoding hydrolase: protein MSGDAVTRDGAWIVRELRLDRVRREVAVRIAGGRVALADPADPVLGRLDLSLSDGVVDQHVHLGLVDHRALAGSAVTAVVDLGWDPAGIARIAARPPAGVEVRFAGPFHTAVGGYPSDRPWAPAGAVREVACAEDAAALVAAARAAGSVAVKIVLHDGGPLLADDVLGALVDAAHAAGLRAAVHAEGAGQAARAIRAGADVLVHVPWTERLDDRTLRESAARDVRWTSTLAIHDGDDLAAALDNARRYVALGGRIAYGTDLGNGDLPVGLSAREVGLLGEVGLRGAALLDAVLGSAPRGIRHALASPDPLPSGADAAADDLVGWLRGAHRLGDADVR from the coding sequence GTGAGCGGCGACGCGGTGACGCGGGACGGCGCCTGGATCGTGCGCGAGCTGCGGCTCGACCGCGTGCGGCGCGAGGTGGCCGTGCGGATCGCGGGCGGCCGCGTCGCGCTCGCCGACCCCGCGGATCCGGTGCTCGGCCGGCTCGACCTGAGCCTCAGCGACGGCGTGGTGGACCAGCACGTGCACCTCGGGCTCGTCGATCACCGGGCGCTCGCGGGATCGGCCGTCACGGCGGTGGTGGACCTGGGGTGGGACCCGGCGGGGATCGCGCGCATCGCGGCGCGCCCGCCGGCGGGCGTGGAGGTCCGCTTCGCGGGACCGTTCCACACCGCCGTGGGCGGCTACCCCTCGGACCGGCCCTGGGCGCCGGCGGGCGCGGTGCGGGAGGTGGCGTGCGCGGAGGACGCGGCGGCACTGGTCGCGGCAGCCCGGGCGGCCGGGTCCGTCGCGGTGAAGATCGTGCTGCATGACGGCGGCCCGCTCCTCGCGGACGACGTGCTCGGGGCGCTCGTCGACGCCGCGCACGCCGCCGGGCTGCGCGCGGCCGTGCACGCGGAGGGCGCGGGCCAGGCGGCCCGGGCGATCCGCGCGGGCGCCGACGTGCTCGTGCACGTGCCCTGGACCGAGCGCCTCGACGACCGGACGCTGCGGGAGTCGGCGGCGCGTGACGTGCGGTGGACCTCCACCCTCGCGATCCACGACGGCGACGACCTCGCCGCCGCCCTCGACAACGCGCGCCGGTACGTCGCGCTCGGCGGCCGGATCGCCTACGGCACCGACCTCGGCAACGGCGACCTGCCCGTGGGCCTCAGCGCTCGCGAGGTCGGGCTGCTCGGCGAGGTCGGGCTCCGCGGCGCGGCGCTGCTCGACGCCGTGCTGGGATCCGCGCCCCGCGGCATCCGCCACGCCCTGGCGAGCCCCGATCCGCTGCCGAGCGGCGCGGACGCCGCCGCCGACGACCTCGTGGGCTGGCTGCGCGGCGCGCACCGGCTGGGGGATGCGGATGTCCGCTGA
- a CDS encoding glycosyl hydrolase family 18 protein — protein MPAVAAAASPRSPWLRPPCWPCPPGRSRPPRRRRSRSSGTRRADPRPSPGSTRAPPRSPRSWSTASTSRPTAGASAPRRPRAIAVLRQAHARGERVELLVGNYDEALGDFSPGISDALLGSTANVDRVVRQLAAEVATRGWDGVTVDLESLTGAHPTGLTRLVSGLKAALGPARSVSVCLMATTGDYRPLGYDLAALGRAADHVVLMAYDQHGPTWSGAGAVGGMPWVKAALEPVRKAVPAARIQLGIAGYGYTWPRTGEGRQLSDQGARDLVASQRAKAVWSVPQQEWHATLRDGTTVWWSDARSYDARVALAKQRGLGGVAVWSLGLSDPLTR, from the coding sequence CTGCCCGCCGTCGCGGCCGCCGCCTCGCCTCGCTCGCCGTGGCTGCGGCCGCCGTGCTGGCCGTGCCCGCCGGGTCGCTCCCGGCCGCCGCGGCGACGCCGTTCGAGGTCGTCGGGTACGCGGAGGGCGGATCCACGCCCGTCTCCCGGCTCGACGCGAGCGCCGCCGCGCTCACCTCGGTCGTGGTCGACGGCGTCAACGTCACGCCCGACGGCCGGGGCGTCGGCACCCCGTCGGCCGAGGGCGATCGCGGTCCTCCGTCAGGCGCACGCGCGCGGCGAGCGGGTCGAGCTGCTGGTCGGCAACTACGACGAGGCCCTCGGCGACTTCTCGCCCGGGATCTCCGACGCGCTGCTCGGCTCGACGGCCAACGTCGACCGGGTCGTCCGGCAGCTCGCCGCCGAGGTCGCGACGCGCGGCTGGGACGGCGTCACGGTGGACCTCGAGAGCCTCACGGGCGCGCATCCGACCGGCCTCACGCGGCTCGTGTCCGGGCTGAAGGCGGCGCTCGGGCCCGCCCGCAGCGTCTCCGTCTGCCTCATGGCGACCACGGGCGACTACCGTCCGCTCGGCTACGACCTGGCGGCGCTCGGCCGCGCCGCCGACCACGTCGTGCTCATGGCGTACGACCAGCACGGGCCCACGTGGTCCGGCGCCGGGGCCGTGGGCGGGATGCCGTGGGTGAAGGCCGCGCTGGAGCCCGTGCGGAAGGCGGTGCCGGCGGCGCGGATCCAGCTCGGGATCGCCGGGTACGGCTACACGTGGCCGCGCACGGGCGAGGGGCGCCAGCTCTCGGACCAGGGCGCGCGCGACCTGGTCGCGTCGCAGAGGGCGAAGGCCGTGTGGAGCGTGCCCCAGCAGGAGTGGCACGCGACCCTGCGCGACGGCACGACCGTGTGGTGGTCGGACGCGCGCTCGTACGACGCGCGCGTGGCGCTCGCGAAGCAGCGGGGGCTCGGCGGCGTGGCCGTGTGGTCGCTCGGGCTGTCCGATCCCCTGACCCGGTGA
- a CDS encoding BLUF domain-containing protein, which produces MRTTVYTSTATRHLTDDDLAELLRQCARNNERTGLTGLLLHRDGRFMQVLEGPDDAVEAVFATIAADPRHTDVRQLLDEQIATRRFPAWSMGFRSVDDATVRDLDGYDDFLDRPASAAARPDAPSRARWLLEWFRTHPA; this is translated from the coding sequence ATGCGCACGACCGTCTACACGAGCACGGCCACACGGCACCTGACCGACGACGACCTCGCGGAGCTGCTCCGCCAGTGCGCGCGGAACAACGAGCGCACGGGCCTCACGGGCCTCCTGCTGCACCGCGACGGGCGCTTCATGCAGGTGCTCGAGGGCCCCGACGACGCGGTCGAGGCGGTGTTCGCGACCATCGCCGCGGATCCGCGCCACACCGACGTGCGCCAGCTGCTCGACGAGCAGATCGCCACCCGCCGGTTCCCGGCCTGGAGCATGGGCTTCCGCTCCGTGGACGACGCGACCGTCCGCGACCTCGACGGCTACGACGACTTCCTCGACCGGCCGGCCTCCGCCGCCGCGCGCCCCGACGCCCCGTCCCGCGCTCGCTGGCTCCTGGAGTGGTTCCGCACGCACCCGGCGTGA